DNA from bacterium:
AAAAGCCGGCGTCTTAACCCCAAATACTAGAGAATTATCTCAAGTCATGGGATTACATTCAAACGCAGTCAAAGAGCTTATTTCTATGGGTTTAGAGTCAGGCCGACTAATACGAGTGATGGAAGGCCTTTTCTATCATGTGGAGACTTTGGAAGAGATTAAACTGCTAGTTAAAGAGTTCATAACTAAAAACGGTTCTATCACTGTCAGCCAGTTCCGTGATATTTCAGGTTCAAGCCGAAGGTATTCCGTCCTACTAATGGAGTACTTAGATTCAATTCAATTCACAATGCGAGATGAGGACGCCAGAATACTTGCATAGGTAATCGGCAAGCTCTTCTGAGGTTCTGTTCTATTTATCGGCTCGGACTTCCCCTGAATCTCCCCAATCAAAAATCAGGAATGTACGTCCAAAGTAAGGCGAAGAGCCATTTGCTCTGGAAAAGAAACGCAGGCTGAATTACAAAACAAAGAGACGCGCAATCATTTTGCAAAAGGCGTCCCCTATTAATTATTTAATATTTTTTTAGCTTCACGGAAGCTAAAAAAATATTCTTAGTCATGCTAACCCTGTCCGTTTTTCCGTTTCTAAAACGTATATATTTATGCCGAATATATTAGGCACAGGAGGTTGATTCCAATGAAGAAACTTAGCCTCATCGTAGTCACGCTGCTTATATTGATTTTAGCAGTTTCTGCGTTTGCTCAATTTAATGCATCTGTTCTTTGCAGCGGCACTAAAAGCGGTGGCTCAGGATCTCGCGATTATCAATATGACATCACTGCTACTGGTGGACTGATTCAACAATTCCATGTTGGAACCTGTGATCCAAACGTGCTTGATTACACCAATATCCTTATGCCGCAAGGATGGACCTTTGGTATATTTTCAATCACAGAGGATCACAACCTGATAAAAACAGCGCATGGCTCTTTATCAGTGCCAGCGGGAGCTTGCCAATGGAGTGTGGTGTTCACAGCGCCTGATGCTGCTGGATTAGCTAACGTCTCTTTAGGGTTTGATAACCTATTCGCCCCACATGACGTAGGTTGGTTCACCAACAGTAATGATGATTTCGAGCTATGGACTATGCCTGTCGGAACGGGGGAGGGACCTGTTCACGGACCTGTTCCCGAACCGGCATCGTTCTTTGCTCTTGGCGCAGGGCTGTTTGGGTTAATTCGTACAATAAGACGACGCTAATATGCGCTAAAGAAGTAAATGCAGTAATCACCAGGGAAAGCAGCGGCATTGCTTTCCCTGGTTGACATGTAAGTGGTAGTGCTTAGTTCGTATTGCGTATTACCGAATTCCGTAATATGCAATACGAACTACGGTTTCTTTCACCTCACCGGCATCTTTTCCCAACTCATATTAACTGACGAACGCTCGGTGGCGGCCAGCATTCTTTGAAGGTGGATGCCTCGTTGTAAGGATGGCTCGACGGGCTTGTTGTCAGCAACACCTTGAAGGAAGTTGTTGAGGCACTGCATGTGACCGCGGAGCCAGCCTATGCTGCATTTGGGGGATGGAAAGACGGCTGGTTTATCGAAACGTTGGACCGTGGCTATCTTTCGCCAGCCTCGCTGACCTCCTAGCGGGGTTTCAGACTCACTCAGATCATAGACTTCTAAGTAATTAGTATCCATTAGGTTGAAGCGAATAGCGCCTTTATCGCCGTGAATCTCAAATCTTAGTTCATCCTCAGCGCCGGTGGCGATTTTCGAGGCTTCAATCGTTCCGACTGCTCCATTCCCCAACTTTGCCAACATCACTACCTGGTCATCAGCTTCGACTTTAACCATCTTCCCTTCTTTGTTCAGGCGCTCAGGGTAGAGAATGCGCAAATCTGCCATAACACTCTCGAAGGAACCGATTAAATGATCCATTAAGTCAATCACATGTGAGGCCAGGTCTTGCAGGACGCCTCCGCCTTCTGACTTAAGCTGTTTCCATCCCATCGGCCTATTAGGATCGACACTGCCGGAATGAAGATATTCGGCGCGAAAACTTATCACTTCCCCAACAAACCCTTCTTCAATAAGTTGCTTTGCCCGAAGAGTGGCAGGAAAAAAGCGATATTGAAGCGTCATCTGCCCGATGCCTTTATAGCTTCGCAATGCCTTTTCGATACAGGCAGCTTCCTTTTCGCCCACTACTAGCGGCTTGTCACAATAAATATGCTTCCCTGCCTTGATGGCGGCCAATAATTGCTCTTTGTGTTGACTGTTTGGGGAGCAGATATTAATTATCTGGATATCATCACGCGCAATCAGCTCTCGCCAATCGGATGTTCCGAACACGAAACCACCCACTTCTACCGCTTTGGCAGCCGTTTCCGGGCGAGAAGTGGCCACTCCCACCAGATTAGTTCGCACGGGGATGGGGTCAAAGAAAAGCGGCATGTTTTGATAACCATAAGCATGCGCTTTGCCGATAAATCCAAAACCTATCATTCCAACGCCTAATGTCTGCATACTTCCTCCTGAGCTAATTATGATTGGGGGAGATTAAGATTGGCAAGTGAGTCTTAAAATAGCAACTAGTTCTTCCGAAAACCCGTAAGTAGATAAGAAATATCTTATCAAGTGACTTGACAATATAACGCTCATGTGCAACAATAATTAAAGTTCTCAGGACGCGATAAGGAGGGTAAGGCATTGCGATTCGATCGTTTGACTATTAAAGCTCAAGAAGCTCTACAAGAGGCACAGACACTTGCGGAAACCAATCAAAATCCGCAGATCGAGCCTGAACATTTGCTGCTGATGCTCCTAAAACAAACAGATGGAGTTTCTGTTCCTATCCTTCAGAAGCTAGGCGTGCTTCCCACTCAAGTTGATGTCCAAGTAAAGAAAGAAATCGATCTTATTCCAAAAGTACACGGCGCAACAGTTGGCGGGGCAATCAGCCCACGTCTACGCCAAGTGATTGATAAAGCCTTTGATGAAGCCCAACAGATGAAGGATGAGTATGTCAGCTCCGAGCACTTACTCATGGCCATCGCTGCCGATA
Protein-coding regions in this window:
- a CDS encoding Gfo/Idh/MocA family oxidoreductase, which encodes MQTLGVGMIGFGFIGKAHAYGYQNMPLFFDPIPVRTNLVGVATSRPETAAKAVEVGGFVFGTSDWRELIARDDIQIINICSPNSQHKEQLLAAIKAGKHIYCDKPLVVGEKEAACIEKALRSYKGIGQMTLQYRFFPATLRAKQLIEEGFVGEVISFRAEYLHSGSVDPNRPMGWKQLKSEGGGVLQDLASHVIDLMDHLIGSFESVMADLRILYPERLNKEGKMVKVEADDQVVMLAKLGNGAVGTIEASKIATGAEDELRFEIHGDKGAIRFNLMDTNYLEVYDLSESETPLGGQRGWRKIATVQRFDKPAVFPSPKCSIGWLRGHMQCLNNFLQGVADNKPVEPSLQRGIHLQRMLAATERSSVNMSWEKMPVR
- a CDS encoding SelB C-terminal domain-containing protein; this encodes KAGVLTPNTRELSQVMGLHSNAVKELISMGLESGRLIRVMEGLFYHVETLEEIKLLVKEFITKNGSITVSQFRDISGSSRRYSVLLMEYLDSIQFTMRDEDARILA
- a CDS encoding PEP-CTERM sorting domain-containing protein, encoding MKKLSLIVVTLLILILAVSAFAQFNASVLCSGTKSGGSGSRDYQYDITATGGLIQQFHVGTCDPNVLDYTNILMPQGWTFGIFSITEDHNLIKTAHGSLSVPAGACQWSVVFTAPDAAGLANVSLGFDNLFAPHDVGWFTNSNDDFELWTMPVGTGEGPVHGPVPEPASFFALGAGLFGLIRTIRRR